One segment of Paraburkholderia bonniea DNA contains the following:
- a CDS encoding serine O-acetyltransferase, translating into MAAHEDLHAFLSKDPAQHGSPIATLFGSTSYKATLHYRLAHALMTCAKLDAAARHELEACAWLVSHRGKLLSGAEIHPGCDIGQRFILDHGWGTVIGETSVIGNDCYLLGGVTLGATGIANNTSMKRHPTLGDRVQIGAFSRIFGDIHIGDDVFVGAHCTVTQSIMPNSTVTLRSKMQIIRTRASSTPT; encoded by the coding sequence GTGGCCGCACACGAAGACCTGCACGCATTCCTTTCCAAAGATCCGGCCCAGCACGGTTCGCCAATCGCCACGTTATTCGGCTCCACCTCGTACAAAGCAACCCTGCATTACCGGCTTGCTCACGCGCTCATGACCTGCGCCAAGCTCGATGCAGCGGCACGTCATGAACTAGAAGCATGCGCCTGGCTTGTCTCCCATCGCGGCAAGCTCCTGTCTGGCGCGGAAATCCATCCAGGATGCGACATCGGCCAGCGCTTCATTCTTGACCACGGCTGGGGCACAGTCATCGGCGAGACCAGCGTGATCGGCAACGATTGCTACCTGCTCGGTGGGGTAACCCTCGGCGCAACAGGCATCGCAAACAACACGTCCATGAAGCGTCACCCTACGCTGGGTGACCGTGTACAGATCGGCGCTTTCTCGCGCATCTTCGGCGACATTCATATCGGCGACGATGTTTTCGTCGGCGCTCATTGCACGGTCACGCAAAGCATCATGCCGAATTCCACCGTCACGCTCCGCTCCAAGATGCAGATCATCCGCACCAGAGCCTCCTCCACACCAACCTAA
- a CDS encoding alanyl-tRNA editing protein, whose translation MLPFSRATSKLYYSDTFLSQTQSSLSKIGRDYVELDATVAYPEGGGQESDVGTLLLPDGAVMRFIHARKMYGQRPNIPDFPDVQTGGVVEHIIHAEDLHHLERLKKGDEVQISIDILRRAQLSLSHTASHLLYLGVGQIRPDALTWTLGCHIRTDGARFDFGVSERFTPEEVSAIEQIANDFVARASEVTTYAHPQHIDARYWQCEGHVMPCGGTHIGNTAPIGRIAVRRKSMGAGKERLSCQFDSASFDLAPFHANACGDRSQGGAQ comes from the coding sequence ATGCTTCCATTTTCCAGAGCCACCAGCAAACTTTATTATTCGGATACCTTTTTATCCCAGACCCAATCATCCCTCTCCAAGATTGGCCGCGACTACGTTGAACTCGACGCTACCGTCGCGTATCCCGAGGGCGGCGGCCAGGAGTCCGATGTCGGCACGCTCCTGCTGCCTGACGGAGCCGTCATGCGCTTTATTCATGCACGCAAGATGTACGGCCAGCGCCCCAACATTCCCGATTTCCCTGATGTTCAAACCGGTGGTGTCGTCGAACACATCATCCATGCCGAAGATCTTCATCACCTTGAACGCTTAAAGAAAGGCGATGAAGTGCAGATCAGCATCGACATCCTGCGCCGGGCTCAACTGTCTTTGAGCCATACGGCATCGCATCTGCTGTATCTAGGCGTCGGCCAGATTCGCCCGGACGCACTCACATGGACCCTCGGCTGTCATATCCGCACCGACGGCGCGCGCTTCGACTTTGGCGTCAGCGAGCGCTTCACGCCCGAAGAAGTCAGCGCCATCGAGCAAATTGCCAATGACTTCGTCGCTCGCGCCAGTGAAGTAACGACCTACGCGCACCCGCAACATATCGACGCCCGCTATTGGCAATGCGAAGGCCATGTCATGCCGTGTGGCGGCACGCACATCGGTAACACCGCGCCAATAGGACGCATCGCCGTGCGCCGCAAGAGCATGGGCGCAGGTAAAGAACGCCTGTCATGCCAGTTCGATAGCGCCAGCTTCGACCTTGCGCCGTTTCACGCCAACGCGTGCGGCGACCGTTCACAAGGAGGTGCGCAATGA